The Gemmatimonadaceae bacterium DNA segment GGTATACAGATTGCTGGTGTCCCGAACCCACTCCGGAATGCCGCGCCGCCTCGTCACTGCCTTTTTCGCACTGTTCCTCGCCCTCCCCTTGGGGGCGCAGATTGCCCAGCGCGAGTACGCCGAGCGCCGCGAGGCCCTGCTCGAGCGCCTCAACGACGGCGCCATCCTCGTGCTCGGCGCGCCAGAGGCCGCGCACGATTACCTGCCCTGGTCGCAGTCGCGGCCCTTTCTATATCTGACCGGCTTCGCCGAACCCGACGCCGCGCTGCTGCTCGCGCGTGTCGATGGCAGCCTGCGCGCCACCCTCTTCGTGACCCCGCGCGATCCCGCGCAGGAGGTGTGGAGCGGCATCCGGCTCGGCGTGGAGGGCGTGCGCCCGCGGACCGGGATGCAGGGCCGCAACGTCGCCGAGCTCAGGAGCGTGCTCGACTCCGTGCTGCGCAGCGACTCGCAGCTCTGGATCGTCGGCGACTTTAGCGGTGGCCCCACTTCCCTCTCTCCGCACGAGCAGTTCGCCAACGCCCTGCGCGCCGCGCATCCCACGCGGCGCATCACCGACGGCACCGGCGCCGTCGCGTCCCTGCGCGGGAAGAAGAGCGCTGCTGAGTTCGAGCGTCTGCGTATCGCCGCCGAGATCAGCGCGCGCGGGCATCTCGCCGCCATCGCGCTCGCCCAGCCCGGCGTCGGCGAGTGGGAGCTCGAGGCCGCCGCCGCTGCCGTGTGGCGTCGCGAGTCCGGCGACTTGCCTGGCTACCTGCCCATCGTCGGCAGCGGGCCCAACTCCACCGTGCTCCATTACAACGCCAACAGCCGCATCGCGCAGGCCGGCGACGTCATCGTGATGGATATGGCCACCAACTTCGATGGCTACGCCGCCGACATCACCCGCACCATACCCGTCAGCGGCCGGTTCACCGCCGCGCAGCGCGAGATCTACGATGTCGTGCTCGCCGCGCAAAAGGCCGCCGAGTCCATCGTCGCGCCAGGTGCGCGTGCGCAGGCGATGACTGCGGCTGCCAACGACGCGCTCGCCCGCGGCCTCAGCCGCCTCGGCCTCATCGATTCACCTACTGCCACCTACGACTGCGGCAGTGAGGCCCGTCCGCGCCGCTGCCCTCAGCTCAGCCTCTTCTATATGCACGGACTCGGCCACGGCATCGGCCTCGACGTGCACGATCCTGACCAGTACTACGAGACCGGTGTCATCCAGGTCGGCAGCGCGTTCACCATCGAGCCTGGCGTGTATGTGCGCAGCGTGCTGCCCGAGATCCTCCCCCGCACGCCTGACAACCGCGCGTACCTCGCGCGCATCGCGCCCGCGTTGCAGCGATATGGTGGCATCGGTGTGCGCATCGAAGATGACTATCTCGTGACTGCGCAGGGGGTTGAGCGGCCGTCGGCCATCGTGCCGCGGGAGGCCGACGAGATCGAGCGGCTGATGCAGGCTCCGCGGACGCCGCGGGATGCGGAGGCAGCGGCGCGGGTGCAGCGGTATCGGGGGGCGCCGTAGCCGTCGCGAGGGGCGCCAGGCGTCGATTGGCGGCTTGTGTGTCGATTCGGCTGGAAGCAGGAAGGGGCGCGGCCTGATGGTCCGCGCCCTTTTTCTCGGCTGACGAGGTCGCGCGATGTGGATGGATTAGTGCGAGTTGCCTGCAGCATAATTCCGTAACATAGCCGGACCCGCTATAGCCTAGGTGTGTGGCAGAAGTCGTGCTTGCGCAGGGGGTTAGCGTGAAGTGAGGTTTGGGATAGTGTGAGTTCCCTGCAAGGATAGTCGGCGGAATAGTCAGGGGACTCTGTGTTCGTTTTTCGTATAATCCACGTTATCCGGAGTGAGATACATCAGTGAGTAACGAAGATCTCGGGCGGCGCGCGCTCGGCCTCTTGCTCGCGCTCAACGGCGCGATGTTCGTGGTGGAGGTCGTCAGCGGCTGGCGCGCCGAGTCCATGGGGCTGATCGCCGACGGCCTCGATATGGGCGCCGACGCCGCCGTCTATCTGCTCGCCCTGCTCGCCATCGGCGCCGCGGAATCCCAGAAGCTGAGTGCCGCGCGCTTCGCCGGTCGGGTGCAGCTGGGGCTCGCCATCCTCGCGATGCTTGAGCTCGGGCGCCGGGCCATCATGGGCAGCGCACCCGAACCGCCGGCGATGATCGGCATCTCGCTCGTCGCACTCGCCGTCAACGTTGCCTGTCTCGCGCTCCTCCGCCGCCATCGGCACGGGGAGGTGCATCTGCAGGCCGCCTGGATCTTCTCCGCGACCGACGT contains these protein-coding regions:
- a CDS encoding aminopeptidase P N-terminal domain-containing protein, whose protein sequence is MSRTHSGMPRRLVTAFFALFLALPLGAQIAQREYAERREALLERLNDGAILVLGAPEAAHDYLPWSQSRPFLYLTGFAEPDAALLLARVDGSLRATLFVTPRDPAQEVWSGIRLGVEGVRPRTGMQGRNVAELRSVLDSVLRSDSQLWIVGDFSGGPTSLSPHEQFANALRAAHPTRRITDGTGAVASLRGKKSAAEFERLRIAAEISARGHLAAIALAQPGVGEWELEAAAAAVWRRESGDLPGYLPIVGSGPNSTVLHYNANSRIAQAGDVIVMDMATNFDGYAADITRTIPVSGRFTAAQREIYDVVLAAQKAAESIVAPGARAQAMTAAANDALARGLSRLGLIDSPTATYDCGSEARPRRCPQLSLFYMHGLGHGIGLDVHDPDQYYETGVIQVGSAFTIEPGVYVRSVLPEILPRTPDNRAYLARIAPALQRYGGIGVRIEDDYLVTAQGVERPSAIVPREADEIERLMQAPRTPRDAEAAARVQRYRGAP
- a CDS encoding cation transporter is translated as MSNEDLGRRALGLLLALNGAMFVVEVVSGWRAESMGLIADGLDMGADAAVYLLALLAIGAAESQKLSAARFAGRVQLGLAILAMLELGRRAIMGSAPEPPAMIGISLVALAVNVACLALLRRHRHGEVHLQAAWIFSATDVQANLGVLLAGVLVAQLDSAVPDLVIGFVVCGLVLRGAVRIGRRVRAAEIAAGPDALVRPG